Proteins encoded together in one candidate division KSB1 bacterium window:
- a CDS encoding T9SS type A sorting domain-containing protein: protein MRGLTLIIMLLVLSAIGNAQPWQWELLAEDYFHPTGFPEQVSEQLAVVGDFDGDGWGEFCEIVGPNVVLARRVQPAEPVRWTGTMTDWHGLIGESYPLGLAAYDLDGNGADELITFTFDTDTTLVRCFSWINDTAWTERTEFAALFQFEFPIWRADFADLDGDGRLDMVAELATLCMYPCVGIFERNDAGVWEERFGEMLEYASVLSIYHGDVDGDGDLDAAIANDNSFGDPPLRSVRVYANTDGVLAPAPAAASLAPLCGGDLNGDGDWEALARDRTFSGWQHTELMPGELLSPRVHRSWGRFDGTVAANFRVAGQQTVIGYRNYDWEVVPSVWAHAFSAQYRTGDGWDTLATNCINIQDNHGLECLELSRGDINGDDLSDLLRVIRMPDRTRHWDFLLNRGNPNHDSLCAVDGQSLEFAEDTLSGAPLLGDITGDGRAEIAYLAWIWDAPRVVNFYEIVGDISDVNFVHHPEWTDGLITEFDLIRLADLDGDGLAELIGHGQDGWESWFRRGGSWVRYENILPAQIGDYEVSFADADNDGDLDAFAGGQVWLSLSPSIMDESGHVVVASFELTAYPNPFNPSTTLAFIIEAAAHVSLKVLDLNGRTVKSLHDGVLSAGEHRVSFDGTGLPSGIYFANLSTPRTTLTRKLLLVR, encoded by the coding sequence ATGCGCGGTTTGACATTGATCATCATGCTGCTGGTGCTTTCCGCAATCGGAAATGCGCAGCCGTGGCAGTGGGAGTTGCTGGCGGAGGATTATTTTCATCCGACGGGATTTCCGGAGCAGGTGAGCGAACAGCTTGCGGTGGTCGGTGATTTTGACGGGGATGGGTGGGGCGAGTTTTGTGAGATCGTGGGCCCGAATGTCGTGTTGGCGCGCCGCGTGCAACCTGCGGAGCCGGTGCGCTGGACTGGGACGATGACCGATTGGCACGGACTAATCGGAGAGTCGTATCCGCTCGGGCTTGCGGCCTACGATCTTGACGGGAATGGCGCGGACGAACTGATCACGTTCACCTTTGATACGGATACGACGCTGGTTCGTTGCTTCAGTTGGATCAACGATACGGCCTGGACGGAGCGCACGGAATTCGCGGCGCTGTTCCAATTTGAATTTCCGATTTGGCGGGCGGATTTCGCGGATCTTGATGGGGACGGTCGCTTGGACATGGTGGCGGAGCTGGCGACGCTGTGCATGTATCCGTGCGTGGGCATCTTTGAGCGGAATGATGCGGGGGTGTGGGAAGAGCGCTTTGGGGAGATGCTGGAATACGCGTCGGTGTTATCCATCTATCACGGTGATGTTGACGGGGACGGTGATCTCGATGCGGCGATTGCAAATGACAATTCGTTCGGCGATCCGCCGCTTCGATCCGTAAGAGTGTATGCAAATACGGACGGCGTGCTGGCGCCGGCTCCGGCCGCCGCGTCACTTGCACCGCTGTGCGGTGGTGATCTGAACGGCGATGGTGATTGGGAGGCCCTGGCCCGAGATCGGACGTTCAGCGGATGGCAGCACACCGAGTTGATGCCGGGCGAGTTGCTGTCACCGCGAGTGCATCGCAGTTGGGGACGGTTTGACGGGACGGTGGCGGCCAACTTCCGGGTTGCCGGTCAGCAGACGGTCATCGGGTATCGCAATTACGATTGGGAGGTAGTTCCGAGCGTCTGGGCGCATGCCTTCAGTGCGCAATATCGCACGGGGGACGGCTGGGATACGCTGGCCACAAATTGCATAAACATCCAGGACAATCATGGCTTAGAGTGCCTGGAGTTGAGCCGGGGCGACATTAACGGAGACGACTTGAGTGATCTGCTTCGCGTGATCCGGATGCCTGACCGGACGCGCCACTGGGACTTTCTGCTCAATCGCGGAAATCCGAATCACGATTCCCTGTGTGCGGTGGACGGGCAGTCGCTTGAATTCGCGGAGGACACGCTTTCCGGCGCGCCGCTGCTGGGCGATATCACCGGTGACGGGCGAGCGGAAATCGCGTACCTTGCCTGGATCTGGGACGCGCCGCGAGTGGTAAATTTCTATGAAATCGTCGGGGACATTTCCGATGTCAACTTCGTGCATCATCCCGAGTGGACCGACGGGCTGATAACGGAGTTCGACCTGATCCGCCTCGCCGATCTCGACGGCGACGGCTTGGCCGAGCTGATCGGTCACGGGCAGGACGGCTGGGAGAGTTGGTTCCGGCGCGGAGGAAGTTGGGTGCGGTATGAGAACATCCTTCCGGCGCAGATCGGTGATTACGAGGTGAGTTTTGCCGACGCGGATAACGACGGCGACCTCGATGCGTTCGCGGGCGGGCAGGTCTGGCTCAGCTTGAGTCCTTCGATCATGGATGAAAGTGGCCATGTAGTAGTGGCATCGTTCGAGCTGACGGCGTACCCGAACCCGTTCAATCCGAGCACGACGCTTGCCTTTATCATAGAGGCGGCAGCGCACGTTTCGCTGAAAGTACTGGACTTGAACGGGCGGACCGTGAAGAGTTTGCACGATGGCGTGCTGAGCGCGGGCGAACATCGGGTCAGTTTTGATGGCACGGGCTTGCCCTCGGGAATCTACTTCGCTAATTTGAGCACGCCACGCACCACTTTGACCCGCAAGCTGCTGTTGGTCAGATAG
- a CDS encoding T9SS type A sorting domain-containing protein produces MICLLGLLLLSTICVAQPVEGPWVVMEVDTTESIGWPRAAMVDHSTVRLFWVHLPGQGSEVRTQLYDLAMRELVGTFEVVRTDSLAQKIHDCVAEGTDRWAVTVSNQPTVHSTRLLCIIGRAGGILSQQIDSSHESQVPWLSSYGYFLPHIAPRLGGGWLMSWIHYTCGGPYGECSNEVYLSAMGDSIEYRRQVLPPEYQLFGPEDCIPYSRTTDTSWVFIPIISHFVETTALLRSYPAADSTVLDTVCTFDCPIAWFSAASGFGVMHDGQMMLYSDGHGSGNVLYRLDTERNCDLLADLNHPEAPHRAILQPSFGFVGSWTRPSYVELARLSPYGDSRAPGVFYWRDSVHVITESDPVVLNDGRIFVVWTEREETHENSTRLLIAGINWDTPLSAGASRPVPVPVSPRLSAYPNPFNSEPRIEYELAHAAEVELEVHNTVGQRVATLVDGRVDAGRRAVTWTPTVATGIYFVMLRSGGSMETRKVLYLR; encoded by the coding sequence ATGATTTGCTTACTGGGTTTGTTACTCCTTTCGACGATTTGTGTGGCGCAGCCTGTAGAAGGGCCGTGGGTGGTGATGGAGGTGGATACGACGGAATCTATTGGCTGGCCGCGCGCGGCGATGGTGGACCATTCGACAGTGCGTTTGTTCTGGGTGCACCTCCCGGGGCAGGGAAGCGAGGTCCGCACGCAGCTCTATGACTTGGCGATGCGCGAGCTCGTCGGGACGTTCGAAGTCGTGCGGACGGATTCGCTCGCCCAGAAGATTCACGATTGCGTGGCGGAAGGCACGGATCGATGGGCGGTGACGGTCTCGAATCAGCCCACCGTTCACTCCACGCGGCTCCTCTGTATCATCGGACGCGCCGGCGGCATACTGTCACAGCAAATCGACAGCAGCCATGAATCGCAGGTGCCGTGGCTATCGAGCTACGGGTATTTCCTTCCGCACATCGCGCCGCGCCTGGGCGGTGGTTGGCTGATGTCGTGGATCCATTACACATGTGGCGGTCCGTACGGCGAATGCAGCAACGAGGTTTATCTGAGCGCAATGGGCGATTCGATCGAGTATCGAAGACAGGTGCTACCGCCCGAGTACCAGTTGTTCGGACCGGAGGATTGCATACCTTACTCTCGCACGACGGACACGAGCTGGGTCTTTATACCCATCATCAGCCACTTTGTCGAGACCACGGCCTTGTTGCGATCATATCCTGCGGCTGACAGCACGGTATTGGACACGGTCTGCACGTTTGACTGCCCGATTGCCTGGTTCTCCGCCGCTTCGGGATTCGGAGTGATGCACGATGGCCAGATGATGTTGTACTCCGACGGCCACGGCTCCGGCAATGTGCTTTATCGATTGGACACGGAGCGGAATTGCGATCTCCTGGCGGACTTGAACCACCCCGAGGCTCCTCATCGCGCTATCCTCCAACCGTCATTCGGGTTCGTCGGCAGCTGGACTCGTCCGTCATACGTGGAACTCGCACGCTTGAGTCCGTATGGCGACAGTCGGGCGCCGGGCGTGTTCTATTGGCGCGATTCCGTTCATGTGATCACGGAATCAGATCCGGTGGTATTGAACGACGGGCGGATCTTCGTAGTGTGGACCGAGCGGGAAGAAACGCACGAGAATTCGACGCGGTTGTTGATCGCGGGAATCAATTGGGACACGCCGCTCTCCGCGGGCGCGAGTCGTCCGGTTCCGGTTCCGGTATCACCGAGATTGTCTGCTTACCCCAATCCTTTCAACAGCGAACCGCGGATTGAGTATGAACTCGCTCACGCGGCGGAGGTGGAATTAGAGGTGCACAATACGGTTGGGCAGCGTGTAGCCACGTTGGTGGATGGTCGGGTTGACGCGGGGCGGCGGGCGGTGACGTGGACGCCTACCGTGGCGACAGGCATCTATTTTGTGATGCTACGGAGCGGTGGAAGCATGGAAACGCGGAAAGTGTTATATTTGAGATAA
- a CDS encoding T9SS type A sorting domain-containing protein, whose protein sequence is MGATAKRLLFAVLFLAMASAPYALNYMYFSDTELTVFNGRIRSWHLDTLGGPIRTNDMFMMMTGVPSAPCEYVIQSSDSVWWDSTYGHECWQYVHGAPPLPWPDNAQWHREQAIAQGHYFDEGDTMRARVRLFGDWLRVWFAGFNQPFDSVDFVDHFIEDSAIVWFEAPLSVWGVVTTNLILCSSADVGLEDNIRYGSSDPVRGEIVPGHEEKFALIAEGSIVVLNTWANGRENSGGDGNNQPDPDSTDIALNGLYYSLHGSFTFAQQNDPDSGYVCTCMPDDRGVIYLWGSIGQQQRGYVHRSTRQSTGYLKGYRYDPDLKFWNTGLFANVVENEIVPASLEFDTITVGEFAFASTQFTNEFVPLRLTELSTTTPFAADDSVFDEAWTHELQVIFLPQAPGEYNGTLSFRSDYYNRTFTVPLHGVAVGLGAESPGSPLPDRLTLGVYPNPFNCMATISFGLPEAGVVKLVLFDLLGREVRTLANSAYHAGEHKLSVNGAGLESGLYFARLELAESSITEKLLLIK, encoded by the coding sequence ATGGGAGCCACGGCAAAGCGGTTACTGTTTGCGGTGCTATTTCTCGCGATGGCGAGTGCGCCGTACGCGCTGAATTATATGTACTTCAGCGACACGGAACTTACGGTGTTCAACGGCCGGATCAGGTCGTGGCATCTGGATACCCTCGGCGGCCCGATTCGCACAAATGACATGTTCATGATGATGACGGGCGTGCCCTCCGCTCCGTGTGAGTACGTGATTCAGTCATCGGACAGTGTGTGGTGGGACTCGACCTACGGACACGAATGCTGGCAGTATGTCCACGGTGCACCGCCGCTCCCCTGGCCTGACAACGCGCAGTGGCACCGCGAGCAGGCGATTGCGCAGGGGCACTACTTCGATGAAGGCGACACGATGCGCGCGCGGGTGCGGTTGTTCGGAGATTGGCTGCGCGTCTGGTTTGCCGGATTCAACCAGCCGTTCGACTCCGTGGACTTTGTGGACCATTTCATTGAAGACTCCGCTATCGTGTGGTTTGAAGCGCCGCTCAGCGTATGGGGTGTGGTCACCACGAATCTGATTCTGTGTTCCAGCGCGGATGTCGGTCTTGAGGATAACATCCGCTACGGCAGTTCCGATCCAGTCCGCGGCGAGATCGTGCCGGGACACGAGGAGAAATTCGCGCTGATCGCCGAGGGCAGCATCGTCGTGCTCAACACGTGGGCTAATGGCCGCGAGAACTCCGGCGGTGATGGCAACAACCAGCCCGATCCCGACTCGACGGACATTGCGCTGAACGGACTTTACTATTCGCTGCACGGGAGTTTCACCTTTGCGCAACAGAATGATCCCGACAGCGGCTATGTGTGTACGTGTATGCCGGATGACCGTGGGGTGATCTATCTTTGGGGTAGTATTGGCCAGCAACAACGCGGCTACGTTCATCGCTCGACCCGCCAGAGCACGGGATACCTGAAGGGGTACAGGTACGACCCCGACTTGAAATTCTGGAACACCGGGTTGTTCGCGAACGTCGTGGAGAACGAGATCGTTCCGGCATCGCTGGAGTTCGACACGATCACCGTGGGCGAGTTCGCCTTCGCGAGCACGCAGTTTACGAATGAGTTCGTTCCGTTGCGGCTGACGGAGCTTTCGACGACGACGCCGTTTGCGGCGGATGATTCGGTGTTTGACGAGGCTTGGACGCACGAGCTGCAAGTCATATTCTTGCCCCAAGCCCCCGGCGAGTACAACGGCACACTCAGCTTCCGCAGCGACTATTACAACCGGACCTTCACGGTCCCGCTGCACGGCGTGGCGGTCGGCCTGGGCGCGGAGTCGCCCGGGTCTCCGTTGCCGGATCGGTTGACGCTCGGCGTCTATCCGAATCCGTTCAACTGCATGGCGACGATCTCGTTTGGGTTGCCGGAAGCGGGCGTGGTGAAGCTCGTGCTGTTTGATCTGCTGGGCCGCGAAGTGCGAACACTTGCGAATTCCGCTTACCACGCGGGCGAGCACAAGCTGAGTGTGAATGGGGCCGGACTCGAATCGGGGCTTTACTTTGCGCGGCTCGAACTCGCCGAAAGCTCGATCACGGAGAAACTTCTGCTTATCAAGTAA
- a CDS encoding T9SS type A sorting domain-containing protein — protein sequence MICLLGLLLLSSVCIAQPAEGPWTVVVAATGEVFTDLCIGPAGPDRSVMFVVQDRDTTLATCRFGVFDWIQHGILSDSFPPVWSAAGRRLTIGDGLSLSRDSWAAVVYEEDYRFANNVKRNRTLLISSLAGAWNGRELDTGIVHHSGGPFAGDHWNDDFRLLKRMGASGTFVSWLQHGNHPYFPEPLNLIALRTLDANLNPVAEHLAGDDAVYGPHSSYPIVIHADSVVVLGTIRVETQSGLCWFPPEPYGDPWRVTMCDDEWSDFQMTRSGRWIALETGMSDGVGSATEISPSGACLTLSEFSNVETWSESAWNPDLGWVLARSTDGYIELMRLDTSGNPHLSRGLVYETDLLHRIFTTDIAIDEFGQIVIAWTEGLANDSAAASLSIARCSWNTPLTVGRPLFTPTPASLSLSAFPNPFNSELRIEYELGQAERVQLAVYNTVGQRVDVLADEQLAAGKHVVNWRPGGATGIYFVQLRAGADVRTVKVMSLK from the coding sequence ATGATTTGCTTACTGGGCTTGTTGCTCCTTTCGAGTGTTTGTATTGCTCAGCCGGCGGAGGGGCCATGGACGGTGGTGGTGGCGGCCACCGGCGAAGTCTTCACGGATTTGTGCATCGGCCCGGCGGGCCCGGACCGCAGCGTGATGTTCGTCGTACAGGATCGCGATACCACCCTCGCGACCTGTCGCTTTGGGGTCTTTGACTGGATCCAGCACGGAATCTTGTCCGACAGTTTCCCGCCCGTTTGGTCGGCAGCGGGCCGGCGGCTGACCATCGGCGATGGCCTTTCGCTGTCGCGCGATTCGTGGGCTGCTGTAGTGTATGAAGAGGATTATCGGTTCGCCAATAACGTCAAGCGCAACCGGACCCTCCTCATCAGCTCCCTCGCTGGCGCATGGAATGGCCGCGAGCTGGATACCGGAATCGTCCATCACTCCGGCGGTCCATTCGCTGGCGACCACTGGAATGACGACTTCCGTTTGCTGAAGCGGATGGGCGCCTCCGGCACGTTTGTTTCGTGGCTGCAGCACGGTAACCATCCGTATTTCCCGGAGCCGCTGAACCTGATCGCGCTTCGTACGCTGGATGCTAACCTCAATCCGGTCGCTGAGCATCTGGCGGGAGACGACGCGGTGTATGGACCGCATTCGAGCTATCCCATCGTCATCCATGCGGATTCGGTGGTGGTCCTCGGTACCATCCGTGTCGAGACCCAATCCGGCCTCTGCTGGTTTCCGCCCGAGCCCTACGGCGATCCGTGGCGAGTGACGATGTGCGACGATGAATGGAGCGACTTTCAGATGACCCGCTCCGGCCGCTGGATCGCGCTCGAAACGGGCATGAGCGATGGTGTCGGTTCTGCTACTGAGATCTCGCCAAGCGGCGCTTGCCTCACGCTCTCGGAGTTCTCCAACGTTGAAACCTGGTCTGAATCCGCCTGGAATCCCGACCTCGGCTGGGTTCTGGCGCGAAGCACCGACGGCTACATCGAGCTCATGCGCCTCGACACTTCGGGCAATCCGCACCTGTCCCGGGGACTTGTTTACGAAACGGACCTCCTGCATCGCATCTTCACCACGGATATCGCCATCGATGAGTTCGGTCAGATCGTCATCGCCTGGACGGAAGGGCTGGCCAACGATAGTGCCGCGGCCTCGCTATCGATCGCGCGCTGCTCGTGGAATACACCACTGACCGTTGGCAGACCGCTCTTCACACCGACGCCGGCATCGCTTTCGCTGTCGGCCTTTCCGAATCCGTTTAACAGCGAATTGCGGATTGAGTACGAACTCGGTCAGGCGGAGCGCGTGCAGCTTGCGGTTTACAATACGGTGGGGCAGCGCGTGGATGTGCTTGCGGATGAACAGCTGGCGGCGGGGAAGCACGTGGTGAATTGGCGGCCGGGCGGCGCGACGGGGATTTACTTTGTGCAGTTGCGGGCGGGGGCGGACGTGCGGACGGTGAAGGTGATGAGTCTCAAGTGA
- a CDS encoding alanine--glyoxylate aminotransferase family protein, producing MHDKLFIPGPVEVRPELLQELARPQVGHRTQAYRDVHQAAVEMTKKILYTEQEVLLFSCSATGVMEGSVRNLVQKKVLHGVNGAFSQRWYNISSKYNGLPADKIEVPWGQAIKPEMVDAKLRTGEFDCFCLVFNETSTGVRAPIEAIAELMKKYPDVMFCVDAVSAMCGDKIECDKLGLDVCLAGTQKCWGLPAGLCVTMISNKAMKRAETAKNPGYYVNFIDAKKYNDKHEVPHTPAVPLIFGLRAQADYILNKEGLENRWNRHKELAKLVRGWAVERGFEMFPEKGYESVTLSTITNTRGISISQLNKDLSKTHHAIISNGYGDLKEKTFRIAHMADWQVKDIKELLGWLDELIAVPATA from the coding sequence ATGCACGACAAGTTGTTTATTCCGGGGCCGGTTGAAGTACGGCCCGAACTGCTTCAGGAACTCGCCCGTCCGCAGGTCGGCCACCGTACGCAGGCGTACCGCGACGTTCATCAGGCAGCGGTCGAGATGACCAAGAAGATTCTCTACACGGAACAGGAAGTGCTGCTGTTTTCCTGTTCGGCGACGGGGGTGATGGAAGGATCGGTGCGGAATCTGGTGCAGAAGAAGGTGCTGCACGGAGTCAACGGCGCGTTTTCGCAGCGTTGGTACAATATCTCCTCCAAGTACAACGGGCTGCCGGCGGACAAGATTGAAGTCCCGTGGGGACAGGCGATCAAGCCGGAAATGGTCGATGCCAAGCTGCGCACCGGCGAGTTCGACTGTTTTTGTCTGGTGTTCAACGAGACCTCGACGGGCGTGCGGGCGCCGATCGAAGCGATTGCCGAGTTGATGAAGAAGTACCCCGACGTGATGTTCTGTGTAGATGCGGTGTCGGCGATGTGCGGCGACAAGATCGAATGCGACAAGCTCGGACTCGATGTGTGTCTGGCCGGGACGCAGAAATGCTGGGGGCTGCCGGCGGGGTTGTGCGTGACGATGATCTCGAACAAAGCGATGAAGCGCGCGGAGACGGCGAAAAATCCGGGCTACTATGTGAACTTCATCGATGCGAAGAAATATAACGACAAGCACGAAGTGCCGCATACTCCGGCGGTGCCGCTGATCTTCGGCTTGCGCGCGCAGGCGGACTACATCCTGAACAAGGAGGGTCTGGAAAATCGCTGGAACCGGCATAAGGAGCTGGCGAAGCTGGTGCGCGGCTGGGCGGTGGAACGTGGCTTTGAGATGTTCCCGGAAAAGGGCTATGAGTCGGTGACGCTCTCGACGATCACGAACACGCGGGGGATCAGTATCTCGCAGCTCAACAAGGATTTGTCGAAGACGCATCATGCGATCATCTCCAACGGCTACGGCGATTTGAAAGAGAAGACGTTCCGCATCGCACACATGGCCGACTGGCAAGTGAAAGACATCAAGGAGTTGCTGGGTTGGCTGGACGAACTGATCGCGGTGCCGGCGACGGCATAG
- a CDS encoding D-2-hydroxyacid dehydrogenase: MAHILISDEIDAKSVDAIRGLGYTVDVKHYAPDELVQQIGPYHAIVVRSATKVTAPVIDAGRNLKLIVRGGVGVDNIDVAHAERQGVKVMNTPGASSDSVAELALGLMFAVARELPAATASMKAGVFDKKAFSKGMEVGGKVLGIIGMGRIGTKLAQKAASLGMRVIVAYDKFPEVAKSHGVPLLTKREVIEQADFLSLHVPYDKTAGPDITATEIGWMKQGAVLINCARGGVVDEQALLDALNAGKLRGAGIDVWVGEPSPRKDLVEHPKVVAAPHIGAATVEAQARVGGEVVQILKEFFG, from the coding sequence ATGGCTCACATTTTGATTTCGGACGAGATCGATGCCAAATCCGTGGACGCGATTCGCGGACTTGGCTATACGGTTGACGTCAAGCACTACGCACCGGACGAGCTGGTGCAGCAGATTGGGCCGTATCACGCGATCGTGGTGCGGTCGGCGACGAAGGTTACGGCCCCGGTGATCGACGCGGGCAGGAATTTGAAATTGATCGTGCGCGGCGGCGTGGGCGTCGATAACATCGACGTCGCGCACGCGGAGCGGCAGGGCGTGAAAGTGATGAACACGCCGGGGGCGTCGAGCGATTCGGTGGCGGAGTTGGCGCTGGGTCTGATGTTCGCGGTGGCGCGGGAGCTTCCGGCGGCGACGGCGAGCATGAAGGCGGGCGTGTTTGACAAGAAGGCGTTTTCGAAGGGGATGGAAGTCGGCGGCAAGGTGCTGGGGATCATTGGCATGGGCCGGATCGGGACGAAGCTGGCGCAGAAGGCGGCCTCGCTGGGCATGCGCGTGATCGTGGCCTATGATAAATTCCCGGAGGTGGCGAAGTCGCACGGCGTGCCGCTGCTGACGAAGCGCGAGGTGATTGAGCAGGCGGATTTTCTGTCCTTGCATGTGCCGTACGACAAGACGGCGGGACCGGACATTACGGCGACGGAGATTGGCTGGATGAAGCAGGGCGCGGTGTTGATTAACTGCGCGCGCGGCGGGGTGGTCGATGAGCAGGCATTGCTCGATGCGCTGAACGCGGGCAAGTTGCGCGGCGCGGGGATTGATGTGTGGGTCGGCGAGCCGAGTCCGCGCAAGGATTTGGTTGAGCATCCGAAGGTGGTCGCGGCTCCGCACATCGGTGCGGCGACGGTGGAGGCACAGGCGCGGGTGGGCGGCGAGGTAGTGCAGATCTTGAAGGAGTTTTTCGGGTAG
- a CDS encoding TonB-dependent receptor produces MRILLLMLLHAAIVYAEDVRPDSLRYVLPEQTIMGLRWQTQSGAIPQSVTSITQRELEFANPQTAADAIGHTGQVFVQKSQLGGGSPLLRGFAANSVLLVMDNVRLNNAIYRGGNLQNIIQLDASTLEHAEVLFGPGSVMYGSDALGGVMIFNTPTPRPSFSNAAAVRGGGFTRYSSANFEQTGHAHIELGYRRWGFLTGLTYSDFDDLRAGSVRPDGYPDYGKRPEYVVRVGETDVIVANDDENLQKPSGYSQFNLLQKVSYFGSPRWQAHYAFYYSTSSNIPRYDRLLEYRKGRPRAAQWYYGPQDWLMNRIQLRLTDGGGLYDEASIIAAQQYAQESRHDRGFASESLAHRTEAIDVYSLNADLGKRIAAGQQLLYGLELTHNDVISEAVRENLMTGELGPESTRYPDGGSTLSSVAAYVGHDWATSRTTALETGLRYTHTLLNSKFADKRFYAFPFDEIDVRTGALTGSVGLSYHPVLNTRLFGSLSSGFRAPNVDDVGKVFDSEPGSVVVPNPELGPEYSYNGELGLEQRWGDRWTARGAVYYSQLVNAMVRRAFQFNGQDSIEYEGTLSEVQAIVNAGRAYVTGFDLALSWDASRKWHARTMLTYTAGRDTEADVPLRHIPPLFGETRLKYERSRWSGEFFARYNFDKQFGDLAPEEQSKTQLYTVDGTPGWYTLNLRGLVKAHSRLDVSLGCENMMDIHYRPMSSGISAPGRNIIVALRTRF; encoded by the coding sequence TTGCGGATTCTCCTGTTGATGCTGTTGCACGCGGCGATCGTGTATGCGGAAGACGTCCGGCCGGACAGTTTGCGTTATGTCTTGCCGGAGCAGACAATCATGGGTCTGCGCTGGCAGACGCAGAGCGGGGCGATTCCCCAGAGTGTGACGAGCATTACGCAGCGGGAGTTGGAGTTCGCGAATCCGCAAACGGCGGCGGATGCGATCGGCCACACGGGGCAGGTCTTTGTCCAGAAGAGTCAGTTGGGCGGCGGCTCGCCGCTGCTGCGGGGGTTTGCGGCCAATTCGGTGCTGCTCGTGATGGACAACGTGCGGCTGAACAACGCGATCTATCGCGGCGGCAATTTGCAGAATATTATTCAGCTCGATGCGAGCACGCTGGAGCATGCGGAGGTGCTGTTCGGGCCGGGCTCGGTGATGTACGGCAGCGATGCGCTGGGGGGGGTCATGATCTTCAACACGCCGACGCCGCGGCCGTCGTTCTCGAATGCAGCGGCGGTGCGGGGCGGCGGGTTCACGCGCTACTCGTCGGCGAATTTCGAGCAGACCGGTCACGCTCACATTGAACTCGGCTACCGCAGATGGGGATTTCTGACGGGGCTGACCTACTCCGACTTTGATGATCTGCGAGCGGGTTCGGTGCGTCCGGACGGTTATCCGGATTACGGGAAACGGCCGGAGTATGTGGTGCGCGTCGGTGAAACGGACGTGATCGTGGCGAATGACGACGAGAACCTGCAGAAGCCGTCGGGCTACAGCCAGTTCAATTTGCTGCAGAAGGTCAGCTATTTTGGCTCGCCGCGCTGGCAGGCGCACTACGCTTTCTACTACAGCACGAGTTCGAATATCCCGCGCTACGACCGCTTGCTGGAATACCGCAAAGGCCGGCCGCGCGCGGCGCAATGGTATTACGGACCGCAGGACTGGCTGATGAACCGGATCCAGCTGCGACTAACCGACGGTGGCGGGCTGTACGACGAGGCGAGCATCATCGCGGCACAGCAGTATGCTCAGGAGAGCCGCCACGACCGCGGCTTCGCGAGTGAAAGTCTCGCGCATCGCACGGAAGCTATCGATGTGTATTCGCTGAACGCGGATCTCGGGAAGCGGATCGCCGCGGGGCAGCAGCTGCTATACGGATTGGAACTCACGCACAACGACGTGATTTCGGAAGCAGTGCGCGAGAATCTCATGACGGGCGAGCTTGGCCCCGAATCCACGCGCTATCCGGACGGCGGGAGCACGCTGTCGTCCGTTGCCGCGTATGTCGGGCATGACTGGGCGACGAGCCGCACGACCGCGCTCGAAACCGGCTTGCGCTACACGCACACGTTATTGAATTCCAAGTTTGCGGACAAGCGGTTCTACGCGTTTCCCTTTGACGAGATCGACGTGCGCACGGGCGCTCTGACCGGCAGCGTGGGCCTCAGCTATCATCCCGTACTGAACACGCGTCTCTTCGGCTCCCTGTCGTCGGGCTTTCGCGCGCCCAACGTGGACGATGTGGGCAAGGTCTTCGATTCCGAGCCGGGGAGTGTGGTGGTGCCGAATCCTGAGCTGGGTCCTGAGTACTCCTACAACGGCGAGCTCGGGCTGGAGCAGCGCTGGGGAGATCGCTGGACGGCGCGCGGGGCGGTTTATTACTCGCAATTGGTGAACGCGATGGTGCGCCGCGCTTTCCAGTTCAACGGGCAGGATTCGATCGAGTATGAAGGTACGCTGTCCGAAGTCCAGGCGATCGTGAACGCGGGGCGCGCATACGTGACGGGCTTTGATCTGGCGCTGAGCTGGGATGCAAGCCGGAAGTGGCATGCGCGGACAATGCTGACCTATACCGCGGGACGCGATACGGAGGCGGATGTGCCGCTGCGACATATTCCGCCGCTGTTTGGGGAGACGCGGTTGAAGTACGAGCGGTCGCGGTGGTCGGGCGAGTTTTTTGCGCGGTATAACTTTGACAAGCAGTTCGGCGATCTCGCGCCGGAAGAGCAGAGCAAGACGCAGCTCTATACCGTGGACGGCACGCCGGGCTGGTACACGCTGAATCTGCGCGGACTGGTGAAGGCGCATTCGCGACTTGACGTCAGTCTGGGTTGCGAAAACATGATGGACATTCACTACCGGCCGATGTCCTCGGGGATCAGCGCGCCGGGGCGAAATATCATCGTGGCGTTGCGCACGCGGTTTTGA